Proteins encoded within one genomic window of Trichoderma asperellum chromosome 2, complete sequence:
- a CDS encoding uncharacterized protein (EggNog:ENOG41) translates to MASSSNPFRKPATQHAESRYPAIDSISSVQLFPPPKTSFRDENVPPAAAQSPSQKAKVVKKVRVLSPPPRSPDSPELTASYFNPAVQAQSYAQDQDPFSNAVVDENSWEDASATPPPQPALPQARQPLMETQTQRPVQTVVNPFSKKKAQDAGNSKDLKEDLREEGEALRAAQSARRSLNVDSFKRLLMTGDASPLNSTSPTDSPSDHDRIDRPKPTQDAPAAARTNKEKKAPPPPPSSRHGKVIKSEQNVTSSESTISSPVEKLAEPVAQHKEPSRPVLSRESSASSNSSIEDLPVKFDSHPAEFTSSPDQMDASTTPPNTAKKAVPVPPPRRQPRIEVKTNALDSQENEPPPRTSMDSVLSRSGSVRQSTNAPAPPPPRRTTSSSRPPSYAGTPQSSTHIYAPEFDPPRTSLDSARPMAPPPPPTRNPSTRRPQSLYGLESSQRRAMTEIKPRDTVAPPPPPSRSQSSTGGRSGRTSLDSARKPRTSADDFSDLNEQYLGQSVDILADLESLQREVDALRGKIN, encoded by the coding sequence ATGGCGTCGTCATCGAATCCCTTCCGCAAGCCTGCGACGCAGCATGCAGAGAGTCGCTATCCGGCAATCGATTCTATAAGCTCCGTCCAGCTGTTTCCGCCTCCCAAGACGAGCTTCCGCGACGAAAATGTGCCTCCTGCGGCCGCGCAATCACCCTCCCAGAAAGCCAAGGTGGTGAAAAAGGTCCGCGTGCTGTCACCGCCTCCGCGGTCGCCCGACTCGCCAGAGTTGACGGCCAGCTACTTCAACCCTGCCGTACAAGCACAATCATATGCACAAGATCAAGATCCCTTCAGCAACGCTGTGGTCGACGAGAACAGCTGGGAGGATGCATCCGCTACCCCACCCCCTCAGCCGGCTCTTCCGCAGGCACGGCAACCGCTGATggagacgcagacgcagaggCCGGTGCAGACCGTGGTCAATCCcttcagcaagaagaaggcgcaAGACGCTGGCAATTCTAAGGACCTGAAGGAAGATCTGCgggaggagggcgaggcgCTGAGGGCGGCCCAGTCTGCAAGGCGGTCCTTGAACGTCGATTCATTCAAGCGATTGCTTATGACGGGCGATGCGAGCCCGCTCAACTCCACATCTCCAACGGACTCTCCATCCGACCACGATCGGATCGATCGTCCAAAGCCTACACAGGATGCTCCAGCTGCAGCACGAAccaacaaggagaagaaagctcctccaccgcctccAAGCTCCAGACACGGAAAGGTGATCAAGTCCGAGCAGAATGTCACCAGCTCTGAGAGTACTATCAGCAGCCCCGTAGAAAAGCTAGCTGAGCCGGTTGCGCAACACAAGGAACCGTCTCGGCCTGTGCTGTCTCGAGAGAGCTCGGCAAGCAGCAACTCTTCGATAGAGGATCTACCTGTGAAATTTGATAGTCACCCTGCCGAGTTTACATCCAGCCCCGATCAAATGGATGCTTCTACAACCCCTCCAAACACTGCCAAAAAGGCTGTACCGGTCCCTCCACCCAGACGACAGCCTCGGATCGAGGTGAAAACAAACGCCCTGGATTCTCAAGAGAATGAACCGCCTCCACGCACGTCGATGGACTCGGTTCTGTCCAGGTCCGGCAGTGTCCGCCAGAGCACCAATGCGCCAGCGCCTCCGCCACCCCGGAGAACAACTTCGAGCTCGAGGCCTCCAAGCTATGCAGGCACACCGCAATCTTCTACACACATATATGCCCCCGAATTTGATCCACCAAGAACCTCCCTCGACTCAGCAAGGCCCATGGcgcctccaccaccacccacgCGCAATCCATCTACTCGCCGCCCTCAGAGTTTATACGGCCTAGAGTCCTCTCAACGGAGAGCCATGACCGAAATTAAACCACGAGATACCGTGGCCCCTCCACCGCCCCCTTCAAGGAGTCAAAGCAGCACAGGTGGGCGGTCTGGACGAACAAGCCTAGATTCGGCCAGAAAACCAAGAACATCTGCAGATGATTTTAGCGACCTCAATGAGCAATACCTGGGCCAAAGCGTGGACATACTCGCTGACCTTGAATCGCTACAAAGAGAGGTGGATGCTTTGAGAGGGAAGATAAATTGA
- a CDS encoding uncharacterized protein (TransMembrane:4 (i30-51o71-93i100-119o125-145i)), translating into MARRRRPPRAGALTELQPLKIAAQIASLQALYYLAALVLMLFTALVAGMSFNFNLILGWDRVRGDTTQGWLLAFVWILNGGFCMSLAMVILIARSKLVPDFALTIHFLHLLFTCLYTRSLPRHSMWWFTMVASSATAVGLGMWGCRYRELQPVFFLGGRILGSGTAGPTTNRSTGAMGDALPPDVEDGMGESSMAGEYEMGQIKPST; encoded by the exons aTGGCCCGCCGACGCAGGCCTCCTCGCGCCGGCGCTCTCACAGAGCTCCAACCTCTCAAAATCGCCGCCCAGATAGCAAGCCTCCAGGCCCTCTATTACCTTGCCGCCCTCGTCCTCATGCTCTTCACTGCCCTCGTCGCCGGCATGTCATTCAACTTCAACCTAATACTCGGATGGGATCGCGTTCGTGGCGATACAACGCAAGGGTGGCTCTTGGCCTTTGTGTGGATTCTCAACGGAGGCTTTTGCAT GTCTCTCGCCAtggtcatcctcatcgcgcGCAGTAAACTCGTTCCCGACTTCGCCCTCACAATCCacttcctccacctcctcttCACATGCCTCTACACGCGCTCCCTTCCTCGCCACTCCATGTGGTGGTTCACCATGGtcgcctcctccgccaccgcCGTCGGCCTGGGCATGTGGGGATGCCGTTACCGCGAGCTGCAacccgtcttcttcctcggtgGCAGGATCCTCGGGTCCGGCACGGCCGGCCCTACGACGAATAGGAGCACGGGAGCCATGGGCGATGCGCTGCCTCCCGACGTGGAAGACGGGATGGGCGAATCGAGTATGGCGGGAGAATACGAAATGGGCCAGATAAAGCCCTCGACATAG